One Elephas maximus indicus isolate mEleMax1 chromosome X, mEleMax1 primary haplotype, whole genome shotgun sequence DNA segment encodes these proteins:
- the TLR7 gene encoding toll-like receptor 7, producing the protein MVFWMRTLNRLFLILLNVVLISKPLGAIWFPKTLPCEVTVDVPKAHVIVDCTDKHLMEIPGGIPTNATNLTLTINHIPAISPASFRRLEHLVEIDFRCNCVPIRLGPKDNICTRGLQIKPKSFSRLTSLKALYLDGNQLLEIPQGLPAGLKLLSLEANTIFSIMKENLTELANIEILYLGQNCYYRNPCNVSFSIEKDAFLSLKNLKVLSLKDNNITAVPTVLPSTLTELYLYNNIITKIEEHDFNNLNQLKHLDLSGNCPRCYNVPFPCTPCENNSPLQIHVNAFDALLELRVLRLHSNSLQHVPKRLFQNIKKLEELDLSQNFLAKEIGDAKFLHFLPNLVQLDLSFNYELQVYHAHMNLSNEFSSLRNLRVLRIKGYVFKELKSLNLFPLQSLPYLEVLDLGTNFIKVADLSIFKQFERLKFIDLSMNKISPSGDSSDVGFCPNSRTSVDSYGPQVLETGHYFRYDDYARSCRFKYKETPVLPFNENCNMYGQTLDLSKNNIFFIKSSDFQHLSFLKCLNLSGNSISQTLNGSELQPLVELKYLDFSNNRLDLLHSTAFEGLRNLEVLDISSNGHYFQSEGLTHMLNFTKNLNVLKKLMMNNNGISTSSSRTMESNSLKTLEFRGNYLNVFWKDGDNRYLQFFKNLQNLEELDISENSLSFLPPGVFDGMPPNLKTLSLAKNGLKSFNWGRLEVLKNLETLDLSNNQLKTVPERLANCSSSLKKLILKNNQIRRLTKYFLQGAFQLRYLDLSSNKIQIIQKTSFPENVLNNLELLLLHHNRFLCTCDAVWFVWWVNHTEVTIPYLATDVTCVGPGAHRGQSVVSLDLYTCELDLTNLILYSFSISIALFLMVVTTASHLYFWDVWYSYYFCKAKIKGYRRLISPDSCYDAFIVYDTKDPAVTEWVLDELVAKLEDPREKHFNLCLEERDWLPGQPVLENLSQSIQLSKKTVFVMTDKYAKTENFKIAFYLSHQRLIDEKVDVIILIFLEKPLQKSKFLQLRKRLCGSSVLEWPTNPQAHPYFWQCLKNALATDNHVAYSQVFKETV; encoded by the coding sequence GTGTTTTGGATGCGCACACTGAATAGACTATTTCTTATCCTTTTGAATGTGGTCCTAATTTCCAAACCCCTTGGGGCTATATGGTTTCCTAAAACTCTGCCCTGTGAAGTTACGGTGGATGTTCCAAAGGCTCATGTGATCGTGGACTGCACAGACAAGCATCTGATGGAAATTCCTGGAGGTATTCCCACCAATGCCACCAACCTCACCCTCACCATTAACCACATACCGGCCATCTCACCAGCCTCCTTCCGCAGGCTGGAACATCTGGTAGAAATTGATTTCAGATGCAACTGTGTACCTATTCGACTGGGGCCGAAAGACAACATTTGCACCAGGGGGCTGCAGATTAAGCCCAAAAGCTTTAGTAGACTCACTTCTTTAAAAGCCCTTTACCTAGATGGAAACCAACTTCTGGAGATACCTCAAGGTCTTCCTGCCGGCTTAAAACTGCTGAGCCTTGAGGCCAACACCATCTTTTCCATAATGAAAGAGAATTTAACGGAACTGGCCAACATAGAAATACTCTACCTGGGCCAAAATTGTTATTATCGCAATCCTTGTAATGTTTCATTTTCAATCGAAAAAGATGCCTTCCTAAGCCTGAAGAATTTGAAAGTGCTGTCCCTAAAAGATAACAATATCACAGCTGTCCCCACTGTGTTGCCATCTACTTTAACTGAACTCTATCTTTACAACAACATTATCACGAAAATTGAAGAACATGATTTTAATAACCTCAACCAACTGAAACATCTTGACCTAAGTGGAAATTGCCCTCGTTGTTATAATGTCCCATTTCCTTGTACACCCTGTGAAAATAATTCTCCCCTACAGATCCATGTAAATGCTTTTGATGCATTACTAGAATTAAGAGTTTTACGCCTGCATAGTAACTCACTTCAGCATGTGCCTAAAAGATTgtttcaaaacattaaaaaacttGAGGAGCTAGACCTTTCCCAAAACTTCTTGGCCAAAGAAATTGGAGATGCCAAATTTTTGCATTTTCTTCCCAACCTTGTCCAACTGGATCTGTCTTTCAATTATGAACTTCAGGTCTATCATGCACATATGAATCTATCAAATGAATTTTCTTCACTGAGAAACCTGAGAGTTTTGCGGATCAAAGGGTATGTCTTTAAAGAGCTGAAAAGCCTTAACCTCTTTCCTTTACAGAGTCTTCCCTATCTTGAAGTTCTTGATCTTGGCACTAACTTTATAAAAGTTGCTGACCTCAGCATATTTAAACAATTCGAAAGGTTGAAATTCATAGATCTTTCAATGAACAAAATATCACCTTCAGGAGACTCAAGTGATGTTGGCTTCTGCCCTAATTCCAGAACTTCTGTAGACAGTTATGGACCCCAGGTCCTCGAAACTGGACACTATTTTAGATACGATGACTATGCAAGAAGTTGCAGGTTCAAATACAAAGAGACTCCTGTTTTGCCCTTTAATGAAAATTGCAATATGTATGGGCAGACCCTGGACCtaagtaaaaataatatattttttattaagtcCTCTGATTTTCAACATCTTTCCTTCCTTAAATGCTTAAACTTGTCAGGAAATTCAATTAGCCAAACTCTTAATGGCAGTGAACTCCAGCCTCTAGTGGAGTTGAAATATTTGGACTTTTCTAACAACCGACTTGATttactccactcaacagcatttGAGGGGCTACGCAACCTAGAAGTTCTGGATATAAGTAGTAACGGCCATTATTTCCAATCAGAAGGACTTACTCACATGCTAAACTTTACCAAGAACCTAAATGTTCTGAAGAAACTGATGATGAACAACAATGGCATCTCTACCTCCTCCAGCAGGACCATGGAGAGCAATTCTCTTAAAACTCTGGAATTCAGAGGAAACTACTTGAATGTTTTTTGGAAGGATGGTGATAACAGATACTTACAATTCTTCAAGAACCTGCAAAACTTAGAGGAATTAGACATCTCTGAAAATTCCCTGAGTTTCCTGCCTCCTGGAGTTTTTGATGGTATGCCTCCAAATTTAAAGACCCTCTCCTTAgccaaaaatgggctcaagtctTTTAATTGGGGAAGACTTGAAGTTCTGAAGAATCTGGAAACTTTGGACCTCAGCAATAACCAGTTGAAGACTGTCCCTGAGAGATTAGCCAACTGTTCCAGTAGCCTCAAGAAACTGATTCTTAAGAATAATCAAATCAGGCGTCTGACAAAATATTTTCTACAAGGTGCTTTTCAGCTGCGATATCTGGACCTCAGCTCAAATAAAATCCAGATTATCCAAAAGACTAGCTTTCCAGAAAATGTCCTCAACAATCTGGAGCTGTTGCTTTTACACCATAATCGGTTTCTGTGTACCTGTGATGCTGTGTGGTTTGTCTGGTGGGTTAACCATACAGAGGTCACTATTCCTTACCTGGCCACTGATGTGACTTGTGTGGGGCCAGGAGCACACAGGGGCCAAAGTGTGGTCTCCCTGGATCTGTACACCTGTGAGTTAGATCTGACTAACCTGATTCTGTATTCATTTTCCATATCTATTGCTCTCTTTCTGATGGTGGTTACAACAGCAAGCCACCTCTATTTCTGGGATGTGTGGTATAGTTACTATTTCTGCAAGGCCAAGATAAAGGGGTATCGGCGTTTGATATCACCAGATTCTTGTTATGATGCTTTCATTGTGTACGACACTAAAGATCCAGCTGTGACAGAATGGGTTTTGGATGAACTGGTGGCCAAATTGGAAGACCCAAGAGAGAAACATTTTAATTTATGTCTTGAGGAAAGGGACTGGTTACCAGGGCAGCCAGTTCTGGAAAATCTTTCCCAGAGCATACAGCTGAGCAAAAAGACTGTGTTTGTGATGACAGACAAGTATGCAAAGACTGAGAACTTCAAGATAGCATTTTACCTTTCCCATCAGAGGCTCATAGATGAAAAAGTGGATGTGATTATCTTGATATTCCTTGAGAAACCTCTTCAGAAATCCAAGTTTCTCCAGCTCCGGAAAAGACTCTGTGGGAGTTCCGTTCTTGAGTGGCCAACAAATCCACAGGCTCACCCATACTTCTGGCAGTGTCTGAAAAATGCCTTGGCCACAGACAATCACGTGGCCTATAGTCAAGTGTTCAAAGAGACAGTCTAG